In the genome of Lathyrus oleraceus cultivar Zhongwan6 chromosome 4, CAAS_Psat_ZW6_1.0, whole genome shotgun sequence, the window caacttgggttccgaagatgatgtgaaggaagtcaagattgggtctcgattgtgtccagatgctaagaagaggttgattgatcttcttcgatcgtatttagatgtgttttcttggtcctatcaagacatgcctggtttggattctgatattgtggagcatagattgccattgaagccagaatgcctgtcagtcaagcagaagttgagaagaacgcatcttgatatggctatgaagatcaaggaggaagtctagaagcagattgatgtcagtttccttgtaactgctgaaTATCCGCtttgggtggccaacattgtgcatgTGTTGAAGAAGGAaggaaaagtctgcatgtgtgtcgattatagatatttgaataaagccagtccaaaagatgatttccctctgccccacattgatatgttggtaggcaatactgctaaattcaaagttttttcgtttatggatggtgtagcggggtatccgttaccattagagatattgactaaatctaaggtaaatcatacaagtcgagtcgccaccgcacttctatttatccaaaggaatggttagaaagcgaacaaaaacctaagagttttatctaataaaaaactagtaaaaatgtcagagatcggggtaagggggttggttatgcaatgggaaggttttaagcacccaaaacatcctaggtactcttagggagcccttttcacatttgttgtaaggttggtattttgtgaaaatttgtttgtgcaaacatgattgaagaggtgagaagagaatatacaagttatttacattttgtgtttggatggataaccccattgcctacgtaccatcttaaaaaagattaggatcaaaacctcgtagttcggggtaaaaatctcaaaatgagttggtgaattgattggtccaaaagccttaaggtcttttgttatccaagggagaaaactcaacccaaaaccacaaattcaccatgtgaggatagcttcaacatgctagtgaggggttaaccctataataagcatggaagactcattgtccatcactaaggatataggtgagtattacatcttcctcaaggataactcaaacctaatggctagaggttatgaaaaatttgattaagagagtgcccattgaaaagaagtgttaaatgtttgcacaaaagttttggcttgggttagagtggagggaagaagaagaatggctaaagtcctaatcatgcaagagataagggataagaaacaagaccacaaatggagttcctctcttgagatcatattgatgatccaagtaactcccatcctttggaatatgcaagcaaaataatagtaatctcaagcaatcaacacaatcaaaacaagctccttaggagatcctcaaagtatcttgtatctttcactttggatgaacatggcaatggttcttcaatttgagctctcaaAGAATTCCCTAGCAGAAAAGCACACACAtaaaaagttccatgaagtaaatcaagaatggacaagagtgagtttagagattttgtccttctaatccatcttcaacattaaagtccttttactccaatttgcatagggaaagtcctagaaactaagtccatttgtccatttctttgcatttggcccacaacaatcaaaacaaaacacaagcacaataatatatacacaattatgtgctcaagtgagcaaaaggcaaattgcattagcataaacatgtgctcaaatgagaaaagggggaaaagcaaatgaataatatgtacaagaatagtaaattgcataaaagtaaagagcaagaagtaaatgttaatgattaatggttagtgttagtagttagtgtgccataaggcaaatttagcgctatgttaagcaatcgtaattggacttatgtagaagtcacaactatctgaggccggtcaataataatataggcaacaacacaagttagaggtcttgattagtgaatcaaactccaacaacttgccatgccaaaaagaagatgagaaatgatcttgtattggtttaagttctttgcatgatttagaaagcaatctatccttaatgcaaagccattcacttgatcatttgatcaagttgaattagatttaaatcaagaaagattaaacctccctaatcaatgctaaccatcaacctttaactcattgatcaaaaaagaaaagaaaaagaagaagaagaagaattagaaatgaagaattaaagtgcattaaatgaaatggaatgtaccaatcaacaaatgttgatCAAAGATAtggaagatcaaggtcaaacaatagaaaacagaagtaagatgaagattggaggtcaagaaataaacaaaatatttttggcatttttaatatttaaaaataaacttgaattaaaatattaaagaaatgtcaaacttcaaattcacttcaaatcaactttgaaaagtctaagtgaattatcccaagttcaacaaggtcaaacaaagtttgacaaaaaaattcagcatttttaaaagtcagaaactattttaaatcaattaaaaatgaataaaaataacctaattgaactaaaatctcaaataaatctcaaatcaattaataaattgatgagaatatttttcatagatctatcatcattcaaagaggttgagaaaatatttttgtatttttttaatatcaaaaactatttaaaatgaattaaaaataactagaaaagagaaaattattaaaaaatagcaaatgataaaataaaaaatataaaaaatcatttttagaaactaggaattaaaagagaaataatgcaattggtcccataatttttggaccaataatgaaagagatatggattttagaaaatgaaatggaattaaaaaataaaatagaaattaaaatcagaattttaaaaaaaggaaaagcgtgagcccttggatctgagctcattaattaagctggcagatccaagcatccacAAGCGCGCGCCCAACATGTTCCAAGGTCAATGTAACCACGCGCTAtattaaaaaaagtcataagtttggacatatgagattagatctgggaatGGAAATGGATGGTCCTGATCTGATCTGGAGAtcagacggtggccagcgccaccgtcttctccggctagctaAGGCGAAGGCAAAAAATTACAGAGATTCAAATGTGCACCAAAACGCACGATCCAGGTaccgttcgaaaggtgaagtgacGTACATCACTtctatgccactcaattccactctagatccctattaagagagaaatcagagatgtaactttggtggtgttcaattgaacttgcttgatttcaacaattaagaacacaataatgattcctctatgtagaggacttcagacaacacaaaatcaaggcaaatggagcaatgtatgaggagattcgaagcaaaatgcagttgagcaaaacctttggattgtgaagaattgagtcacgatctttgattccttttgcaaacagaagcttcaatggatcaaagtgaagaggtctaggaactatggatcttaaaaaatcaatcaatgtaattgaatttcagatccgaaatttttagagaaaaatgagaTTTGTTCCTTTGATATGGGTAGGGATTCATGTCAGCAGGGATTTAGGCGCTATTAGGTTGAAAAATTGTGAAGctatggcatggtatttatagatggagagagctgtaagcaatgttgaatgtgtgacttcaaatttgcatgaatggaaagggcctccatacatgggcctgtacaggcgcatggagggcccaatttCACATGGcttggcaagctgagatcataattgaatgaattggacgtgcaaaatagatgtaatcagctcatgcatggcaattgaatcaaGTTTTCAAAAATGCCCCTAAttcttcatctcttcgaaaataatacttccaaactccaaatgcaaccttatgagtaatggttagaaagcttgttgcataaggaacaaatgctatgttgatcaaaactccaattgggccttggaaattaatgaaatttgagcttgaaatgtagggtgcaaaacatgcatatgtgaagtctccaaatttggccaatgttcaagcccctctgtctcaatgatgcaagctccaaatgataaaatcttcaacatgaaatttTCCACTTAaattttcaagacaatcaatttggacttaaattttgcatcatttgtgaaattctagttacagattatcgatgtcacactgaatgttatgacatccaattctacGCAGACAAGTAAtgtatgcagaaagtaaatgtaaaaagcagtaaatgacacagagaattgtttacccagttcggtgacaaatacacctactctgggggctaccaagccagggaggaaatccactataagaggtattaattcaggacttaaaccaccagtttaatcctatcacttaagacctacccaatgcaatttcaatctaaactaagacctgagtacctactcactcccccttaatcacaacagtgattacaaccattaagaattttaaagtcagtggtgaagatatacttcaaacaactcttgattgtgcttaaaagctttaatcaagaaacacaacactcaggcttaaaagcttagagtgacacaacaattacaactcaataaacaccttagtccaatgcaatcatctaggtgataattgcttggctcacaagtaaaacctaattcaagacacaatgaaagtacaacaatgatatataatgatatattgaattcttcacgcttcaaatcactaaattgctgaaagtaggattgccatccttttataatgcagcacttgggccttgaacttgaatttcataaaattagggttaagcaagttaacctaatttccacacattagggtgctaacaaataggctatatgctaggtctcttaattttagcacagctgttagtttcctgaaaatcagcctgagataaatattgaaacataacagaaaagttagcctatactttagcatttgctgtcagggatgaatgtcataacattcagtttgacatccagaaaatgttgtcatgaatgaatgtcataacattcagtttgacatccagtaaatcctgtattagctaattctgcagcatactacttaagcatgtcatgacatcagtcaagacatctaagtacaataagtgttttaacataaaatgcagccaatcaaaaacatctacaaactccccctttggaatttttttggctaaaacaacttggcatcacaacagagttcacagcagcagaaagcacacatccaagcagagaatcaaattagctaatacacttagcaaacatagaagttaaacttcaaacagcaACATCACAAGAGAAGATCAAGCAGAGAGCAAACAACAacataacctcttgtttagaggaccttcaacttcaaacaaATCTGTTGTCTTGGGGTACaagtgttactccccctttttgtcaaaaatgttgccaaagcaacacttaatattacagagccaaaaaaataaaaatacaagcAATTATCAGAAACACAAGAAATGTTCTAGTCATCTGACTCAGAGTCAGCATCATCATATGTGCCATCATCAGGACTGGCATCTGCTTCTCCCTCTTCACCTTGTCTTTCAGCTTCTTCTGCAACAGCAGCAACTTCACCAAATTCTCCACCATCAGCTAACACATCACCTTCAGTCATCTCCAAAGAGCTAATCAATTTTTTCAAGttcagcttccttgcctctaATTCCCTACAGGTTTCTTTGAGCATTGCAATGACAACAACTTTACCTGGCTGATTGCTTACACGTGATGTCTCacctgatgtcatgacaatgtcagggacatggGTACCTAGGAACAACTTATGATTAAAAGACATAGGGCTGTCTCTTTTCTTCACAGAATCATTCTCAGTTAAGATGTTTGGAAACTGATTCAAAACAATACTTGTTGATCACTGAGGGAGAGAAATTTACACACTTGCCTCTCACATACACTTTCCTGAATTCCTTAGACTTGCCATCAGCATATTCTTCATACATATTAACAATAAATTCCTTTACCAACATCTCATAGCACTTTGAAAACTGAGTCATAGTCTTCATTAAACCAGCCTCTTAAATAAGATCCATAATATCCTTACAGTCTAGGACATTCTGAGCTAATTCCCTTTCTAAAGCTAGCCTCTTCTGATAAACATATTTCCACCTGTTTACACTTGAAGCAAAATGAAAAGATATGTTGTCAATtggtacctcagggacactagctGCAAGCTTGCTAGTGTTGGCATCTTCTTTGACAGAATGTCAGAGATATTACAAGGAACATCTGAGTCAgactcaacaacaacaaacttGGTATTCTTTTTTATGGGCACcactttgctccaagatttggtTGGACCATGAACTTTCCTATTGAGGGAACTCTCGACTGCCACCGTTGTCTTAGAAGAGGTTGGAACATCAATAATCTTTCTGGGGGACCTTTGAGCCACATTTTTCTTTTCTCTCCTtgtcctaacccttttggctatgctagggagGACAGAGGACAACAACTCATTATCAGAGAATTCCTCCAGGTCTACTGTTTCAGCCTCACagttagggttgtcactgacatcatgAGTGACATGAACTTCCTCACCAGCCACATTATCTAAGGGTTTGTCAACATTTGACTCCTTATGGGCATCAGTTTGCTCAACATCATCAGAGATATTCTTTCCTAAAGACTCAGTATTTTCTTGATCAGCAACACTATCAGGTTCAATAGTGTTTAAGGGAATGGAAACCCCAAGGACCTCATGATTTCCAAACAGTATTCTAGTCACTATAGTGGCAATGGCATTGTGAACATACCTGGAACCTTCTTTGGTTCGTTCCTCAAGAACGATGGATGAGGAGAAGCCTGATAcagtttctttaggtcttcttgcatgtgGGGTATTCACAGAGTCAATAACAGGACCTTCTCTGTTAGGGTTGCTTGGTTCAGCGCTAGGAGAACAAGGCATGTTCTTGGAAGGAGAAGAGTTGGATTGTTGAGACATGATGAGTATCTTAGAGACGAAATGAAAAATTTCTCTGAGAAGATGCTTGCGTGAATGGAAGTTGAAAGAGTGGAAGAAGTAACGCTTGTTGCAAGTGAAATAACTAttatctgttgaccaatcagagcacactttcaattgtttaataatttgaaatattaaatagtaaattcctaacatccttagttgctataattactcagaaagacatattcccaacttgccccttaaattttcaaactgagtagcataCAAAGCCTGtgtaaatatgtcagcaagttATAGTTCAATTGccacatgttccaaggtaatcactttgtcttctactagatctcttatgaagtgatgtctaatgtcaatatgtttggtcctgctgtgttggataggattctttgaaatgttgatggcactgagattgtcacagaacaatgtcatgacattctgagtgacattgtactcagtcagcatctgtttcatccataccagttgggaacaactgcttccagctgctatgtactcagcttctgcagtggataatgatacacagttctgtttcttgctgaaccaggatatgagattgtttcccaagaagaaacatcctcctaatgtgctttttctgtcatcaacactcccagcctaatcagcatcacaatacctagataagataggctcagagccatgagagtagagcataccataatcacaagtcccattaatatacttgagaatcctcttgacttgatttaagtgactcactttgggttctgcttggtatctagcacacacaccaactgcataggcaatatcaggtctactagcagttagatatagtaggctacctatcatgcttctatacaagcattgatcaatactataacctccttcatctttagttaactttaaatgagtaggtgcgggagttcttttgtgactagcattatccacaccaaacttcttaactatgttcttggcatatttgctttgggagagaaacatagaatcttccatctgtttaacttgtagtccaagaaaataagtcaattccccaaccaaactcatttcaaattcagattgcatctggttaacaaaatgtttcaccattctgtctgacattccaccaaagacaatatcatccacatatatttgggcaatcatgatttttcaatcttcatccttcacaaataaagtcttatctatccctccttttctgtaaccattagtagtcagaaattcagtcagcctctcataccaagctctaggagcttgcttcaatccatacagagctttcctcaacttgtacacatgttttggtaGATTAGGATCACTGATCCCTTcaggttgttccacatagacttcttcattcaagtagcaatttaaaaaggcactcttcacatccatttggaacaatttgaacttcagaatgcaagcaacacctaacagcaaccttattgactcaagtcttgcaacaggtgcaaaagtctcatcaaaatcaaccccttcaacttgagtatacccttgtgccactagtcttgctttattcctagtgattactccattctcatcagacttgttcttgtaaatccacttggtaccaatgatgttagtcctttcaggtcttggaactaacttccatacttcattccttttaaactgctccagttcatcttgcatagcattgatccaatattcatcagtcagagcttctttcacatttttaggttcaaccttggatacaaagcaggaatttgagctattctcccttgatatggtaatcacaccactattgagatctcctatgataagatccttaggatggtctttctgaatcctgatagaagGCACCTTGTTGGATGCTTCTAACTCAAGTCAAGGAGGAGTATCCTGTACATTTTCTGttgaagtctcaaggaatgttccaacatcctctatgaaATTGGATTCTTCATCTctatcatcaacaataacatttatggattccatcaggtcattagttctggagttgaaaactctgtatgctctgctgttagtagagtatcccaggaatataccctcatcacttttggggtccatttttcttctctattcacgatctgtaagaatgtaacatttgcttccaaagatatgaaagtacttcatagtaggttttctgcctttccatatttcatacagagtggaagaggttccctttctcaaggtaactctgttgtgaacatagcaagctgtattcatagcttcagcccaaaagtgcataggaagcttctttgcatgaaccatagctctagcagattcttgaatagttctgttcttcgtttcaactactccattttgctgaggagtaataggtgaggaaaactcatgacttattccttcagatgagcagaaatcatcaaacttggaatttttaaactcctttCCATGGTCACTTCTTATTCTGATAACACAACTATCCTTTTCTCTTTAGAGTCTTATGCatagatctttgaagacatcaaatgcatctgatttttctctgatgaagcttatccatgtgtatctggaatggtcattaacaaccacataagcatatctcttcccacccagactttcaacctgcataggtcccattaagtccatgtgcaaaagttccagagttttggatgttgtaggaagtccaagcttaggatgtgacatcttggtttgcttgccaaccttACATTCTCCACAGgcttttccttcatcaataagcagctttgggattcctctaactgcttccttgaatatgatctttttcattcctcttaaatgaagatgtccaagtcttctatgccacaacttcacttccttttcttccttggctaagaagcacattgaggagtagtttgagaatttaggttcccatagatagcagttatctttggatctggatcctctcataacttccttattttctccatttttgaaatttcttcttttgatggttaatcctcctgtttccatgatgtagtgacatcggttgtgacttctgcttgattttCTAAACTTTagcctttgagcttttgaattcagatgaggattccttaacaaagcctaaaccagacatggttcctgatttctgtcccacctttagaatttcttccaaagtgtcagttcctttattcaacattctgatggattttgtcatttgatctagcttagaggtcagcaaggttatctcaccatttagatcATCTATCACTatcagatgcttcttcttctcagcttccagctccttgataagtttctttttcttttctccttgtagacacacttctgcacttttgacacataactctttatatgaagcagcaagttcatcaaatgtaagttcatctccacttgagtcatcatcagaggcacaaacactagttagtgcagtgacacgttttgcagattctccttctgattcactctcagagtctccaTCAGACTAGGTGACAGATAGTCCTTTCTTTTGcttcttgaggaaggtaggacattcagctctaatgtgtccaaaaccttcacatccatgacactggattcccttgccttggttggacttttcttcagatttttatcttctactgatgtcagatgaagtgttcttgacatttggtctacctttttgatcaatcttctttatgaacttgttgaactgtcttccaagcatggctatagcttctgatatactttcatcacctccaatatttccttcttttgaatcctcttcagtatttgatacaaaagctatgcttttgtttttcttttcaacattctcacacaagcccatttcaaaagtttggagagaaccaataagctcatcaaccttcatattgcagatatcttgagcctcttctatagaagtaaccttcatggcaaatctcttggacaatgatctgagaatctttcttacaagtttttcttcagacattttctctcccaagcctccagaagtgttggcaatttcaagaatattcatgtggaaatcatgaatagtctcatcctc includes:
- the LOC127137123 gene encoding uncharacterized protein LOC127137123 codes for the protein MSQQSNSSPSKNMPCSPSAEPSNPNREGPVIDSVNTPHARRPKETVSGFSSSIVLEERTKEGSRYVHNAIATIVTRILFGNHEVLGVSIPLNTIEPDSVADQENTESLGKNISDDVEQTDAHKESNVDKPLDNVAGEEVHVTHDVSDNPNCEAETVDLEEFSDNELLSSVLPSIAKRVRTRREKKNVAQRSPRKIIDVPTSSKTTVAVESSLNRKVHGPTKSWSKVVPIKKNTKFVVVESDSDVPCNISDILSKKMPTLASLQLVSLRWKYVYQKRLALERELAQNVLDCKDIMDLI